The Geoalkalibacter ferrihydriticus DSM 17813 genome includes a window with the following:
- a CDS encoding DUF4197 family protein, with amino-acid sequence MDGIFYYLAEEEAAIRRNPAKRTTELLRQVFGVGQ; translated from the coding sequence ATGGACGGAATTTTCTACTATCTGGCCGAGGAAGAGGCCGCGATTCGCCGCAATCCCGCCAAACGCACCACCGAATTGCTCCGGCAGGTGTTCGGCGTCGGGCAGTAG